One Lactobacillus sp. ESL0785 DNA window includes the following coding sequences:
- a CDS encoding helix-hairpin-helix domain-containing protein → MDWQKIKDFIIEHKQYFLVGLIVVGIVIWTRQGSDLNNHNADFTVDSTTTKTMTKKADTTQPTKITPTDNVQPKEKAKPENVTCDISGAVKHQGVYTLKTGARLQELIDAAGGTTARAQLKQVNRALILQDQDKVHIPYYGEKIKASEIVIAVNNSAGEQTAETTAASDSTATASDNQTNAKININTANAEELQKLNGIGEKKAEQIIAYRQKSGNFKKIEDLKQVSGIGDKTFAALKDQLAV, encoded by the coding sequence GTGGATTGGCAAAAGATCAAAGACTTTATTATTGAGCATAAACAATATTTTTTAGTTGGATTAATTGTAGTCGGAATTGTAATTTGGACTAGGCAGGGCAGTGATTTGAATAATCATAACGCTGATTTCACCGTAGATAGTACAACTACTAAAACAATGACTAAAAAAGCAGATACTACACAACCGACTAAAATTACCCCGACAGACAACGTGCAACCTAAAGAAAAAGCTAAACCAGAAAATGTAACCTGTGATATTTCGGGTGCAGTTAAACATCAAGGAGTCTATACTTTGAAAACTGGTGCGCGCTTACAAGAACTAATTGATGCAGCTGGTGGAACTACGGCTAGAGCTCAACTTAAGCAGGTTAATCGGGCATTAATTTTGCAGGATCAAGATAAAGTGCATATTCCCTATTATGGTGAAAAGATTAAAGCTAGTGAAATTGTGATTGCAGTTAATAATAGTGCAGGTGAGCAAACAGCAGAAACAACTGCTGCGTCTGATTCTACAGCTACTGCTAGTGATAACCAAACGAATGCTAAAATTAATATTAATACGGCTAATGCTGAAGAATTGCAAAAACTCAATGGTATTGGCGAAAAAAAAGCAGAACAAATAATTGCTTATCGGCAAAAGAGTGGTAATTTTAAAAAGATTGAAGACTTAAAGCAAGTTTCGGGAATTGGAGACAAAACTTTTGCAGCTCTCAAAGACCAATTGGCAGTATAA
- a CDS encoding SepM family pheromone-processing serine protease yields the protein MAQEKQNFKAKRRICNWLGCLLVLVLLAVGLSWPTKYYLEMPGEAISVGQFVKSSRPKPNNLYLVTVSETSAPASVLQYLWSYTQKYTTRVPSSELLGGATNSQYQELQNWYMETSQQNAIYCAAKRAGLKPQLKYQGVYVMQVQKHSSFRGKLQVGDTVLGANGHQFKSTEEMMAYLQRQPLHARVKIKVLREGRARYFTGKIVKVAGTGKPGIGIQLVEHVKVATKPKLKIDAGAIGGPSAGLMFTLTSYEAFTGKKLAAGHKIAGTGTITPNGKVGIIGGVDKKVVAANRIGAEVFFAPTDTTGVKKKASNYVVAQRTARELHSKMKIVPVATFSDVLSYLEKNY from the coding sequence GTGGCACAAGAAAAGCAAAATTTTAAGGCTAAAAGACGAATTTGTAATTGGTTAGGATGTTTATTAGTATTAGTTTTACTCGCAGTCGGCCTTAGCTGGCCGACTAAGTATTATTTGGAAATGCCGGGTGAAGCAATTTCAGTTGGCCAGTTTGTGAAGAGCAGTAGGCCAAAGCCTAATAATTTATATTTGGTAACAGTTAGTGAAACTAGTGCGCCAGCTTCTGTTTTGCAGTATCTATGGAGTTACACTCAAAAATATACAACACGTGTTCCTAGTTCAGAATTGCTTGGTGGTGCAACTAACAGTCAGTATCAAGAATTACAAAATTGGTATATGGAAACTAGCCAGCAAAATGCGATTTATTGTGCAGCAAAAAGAGCAGGTTTAAAACCGCAATTAAAGTATCAAGGCGTTTATGTTATGCAAGTGCAGAAGCATTCAAGTTTTAGAGGAAAATTGCAGGTTGGTGATACAGTTTTAGGTGCTAATGGTCATCAATTTAAATCAACTGAAGAAATGATGGCTTACTTGCAGAGGCAGCCATTGCATGCCAGAGTCAAAATTAAGGTCTTGCGCGAAGGCCGTGCCCGCTACTTTACTGGAAAAATTGTTAAAGTTGCCGGAACAGGTAAACCGGGAATTGGTATTCAGCTGGTAGAACACGTTAAGGTAGCAACTAAACCCAAGTTAAAAATTGATGCTGGAGCGATTGGCGGTCCGTCTGCTGGCTTAATGTTTACCTTAACTAGTTATGAAGCGTTTACGGGTAAGAAATTAGCCGCTGGTCATAAAATTGCTGGAACAGGAACAATTACTCCCAATGGCAAAGTTGGAATTATTGGTGGTGTTGATAAGAAAGTAGTTGCTGCTAATCGGATTGGTGCGGAAGTCTTTTTTGCACCGACTGATACGACTGGAGTGAAAAAAAAGGCTAGTAATTATGTAGTGGCGCAAAGAACAGCTCGGGAACTTCATTCGAAGATGAAAATTGTTCCAGTTGCGACTTTTAGTGATGTGCTCAGTTATTTAGAAAAGAATTATTAA
- a CDS encoding ribonuclease J, with amino-acid sequence MADQVKIMILSGVREQGKDMFAVQVNDEIFVLDAGLKYPDSSLFGIDLVIPDLDFFEQYGDQVVGIFLTHGHADSIGALPYILRKYDIPVFGSKLTVELAKIKVKRTNKRCKNSLFHVIDAETEIDFKNASISFFHTTHSIPDSLGIDVHTPAGEVVYTGDFKFDPSAAPNYHTDMDRLAEISEKGVLALLSDSSNAEASFPNVSEQDIGNYVTNVFRNTEGRIIVAAKASNLIRMQEVLNAAYKTGRRVLLTGRDVAKIARTAMELGYLKVPKDLLMRVKDLKTTPDNKTVILETGQMGEPLNSLQKMAQNRHSMITIHQGDLVFISTTPSHAVETTLAQTSDLVYRAGGTVIQLGQAKHTSGHATGRDLQLLIDTLKPKFLIPVIGEYRLMEVHKDLAIKVGLKKENIFITKNGDCLNYDFKQKKLYLTDPVPGEDTMIDGSGIGDVGNIVLRDREVLSDDGIFIAVVTIDRRKKKIVAQPQVTSRGFVYIKANHKLMHDSIELIKETINNNFAHKKFDWTEIKQDVRNDLERFLYKKTNRRPVVLPVVMEVNQNRHRAMQKRNNKNGADNHAHQSTNVVKTKQKIVKKD; translated from the coding sequence ATGGCTGATCAAGTTAAAATAATGATTTTGAGCGGCGTGCGTGAACAAGGAAAAGATATGTTCGCCGTCCAAGTCAATGATGAAATTTTTGTCCTTGATGCGGGACTTAAGTATCCTGATAGTTCTTTGTTTGGAATCGATCTGGTTATTCCAGACCTTGATTTTTTCGAGCAATATGGCGATCAGGTTGTGGGGATTTTTTTGACCCACGGACATGCAGACTCAATTGGAGCTTTGCCGTATATCTTGCGCAAGTATGATATTCCGGTTTTTGGTTCGAAACTAACAGTTGAGCTAGCTAAAATTAAAGTTAAGCGTACAAATAAACGGTGTAAAAATAGTTTGTTCCATGTAATTGATGCAGAAACAGAAATTGATTTTAAGAACGCAAGTATTTCGTTCTTCCATACAACGCACTCAATTCCAGATTCACTTGGAATTGATGTTCATACACCAGCTGGTGAAGTTGTTTATACAGGTGATTTTAAATTTGATCCTTCAGCTGCGCCAAATTACCATACGGACATGGATCGCCTTGCCGAAATATCTGAAAAGGGTGTTTTAGCACTTTTGAGTGATTCTTCCAATGCCGAAGCATCGTTCCCGAATGTTTCTGAACAAGATATTGGCAATTATGTTACCAATGTGTTTAGAAATACTGAAGGCCGCATAATTGTTGCTGCCAAAGCATCTAATTTAATTAGAATGCAAGAGGTCTTAAATGCCGCATATAAGACTGGCAGACGAGTTCTGCTAACGGGTCGTGATGTTGCTAAGATTGCTCGTACAGCAATGGAATTAGGTTATTTAAAGGTGCCTAAGGACTTATTAATGCGGGTTAAGGATCTCAAAACAACCCCTGACAATAAGACGGTTATTCTTGAAACTGGTCAAATGGGTGAGCCTCTTAATTCATTGCAGAAAATGGCGCAAAATCGTCATAGTATGATTACCATTCATCAAGGGGATCTTGTTTTTATTTCGACAACACCATCACATGCTGTTGAAACTACATTAGCTCAAACTAGTGATCTGGTTTATCGTGCTGGTGGTACGGTTATTCAACTAGGACAGGCTAAGCATACTAGTGGCCATGCAACTGGTAGAGATTTGCAGCTTCTGATTGATACCTTAAAGCCCAAGTTCTTAATTCCGGTAATTGGTGAATATCGGTTGATGGAAGTTCATAAGGATTTAGCAATTAAAGTTGGCTTAAAGAAGGAAAATATCTTTATTACCAAAAATGGTGACTGCTTGAATTATGATTTTAAACAGAAAAAATTATACTTAACTGATCCAGTTCCTGGTGAGGATACGATGATTGACGGTTCTGGTATCGGGGATGTTGGTAATATTGTTTTGCGTGATCGTGAGGTCTTGTCTGATGATGGGATTTTTATTGCAGTTGTGACAATTGATCGCCGCAAGAAAAAGATTGTTGCCCAGCCACAAGTTACTAGCCGTGGTTTCGTATATATCAAGGCTAACCACAAGTTAATGCATGACAGTATTGAATTAATTAAAGAAACCATCAATAATAATTTTGCCCATAAGAAATTTGATTGGACCGAAATTAAGCAGGATGTTCGTAATGATCTTGAACGCTTTTTATATAAGAAGACTAACCGGCGGCCAGTTGTTTTACCTGTTGTGATGGAAGTTAACCAAAACAGGCATCGTGCAATGCAAAAGCGTAATAATAAAAACGGAGCAGATAACCATGCTCATCAATCAACTAACGTTGTTAAGACTAAGCAGAAAATAGTTAAGAAAGATTAA
- the holA gene encoding DNA polymerase III subunit delta → MTLLSLFKNTNSSNLQTLILGEDSFFNDYIARSYTREPRFKNFDHVIVDCESDGLDDLIANLTESSLFSQQKIITVKNPFFLTAKVPKKYQKQLEQLQRIFVNINQLEDIVILVASYAKVDRRKKLTKTVLNQFNVVETAIRPYEVGSITKALIAAEGYQISQTGLQLLLQRSDQVLDTILSNFNKLKMIAADGKITEAEIERNIDLSLAQNVFAILEAALKHNYQEAIERLDNQLREGSNPVQLLAVFANQLELILAVKILQQRGRSEAQIVKELGVHPYRVKLALGNRMPIAKLVSLLKDAIELDYNYKNGQYHEDNFLKLFILNV, encoded by the coding sequence ATGACTTTATTATCTTTATTTAAAAATACCAATAGTTCTAACTTACAAACTTTAATTTTAGGTGAGGACAGCTTTTTTAATGACTACATAGCACGTTCTTATACGCGCGAACCAAGGTTTAAAAACTTTGATCATGTAATTGTTGACTGTGAAAGTGATGGCTTAGATGACTTGATTGCTAATTTGACAGAATCAAGCCTGTTTAGCCAGCAAAAAATCATTACAGTTAAAAATCCATTTTTTTTAACAGCTAAGGTGCCTAAAAAATATCAAAAACAATTAGAGCAATTGCAGCGAATTTTTGTAAATATTAATCAATTAGAGGATATTGTCATTTTAGTAGCTTCTTATGCTAAAGTTGATCGCCGTAAGAAATTAACTAAAACGGTTTTAAACCAGTTCAATGTTGTTGAAACAGCGATTAGACCTTATGAAGTTGGGTCAATCACTAAAGCACTAATTGCAGCTGAAGGCTATCAAATTTCGCAGACAGGGTTACAATTATTGTTACAGCGTAGTGATCAAGTTCTAGATACGATTTTAAGTAATTTTAATAAGTTAAAGATGATTGCGGCTGATGGTAAGATTACTGAAGCAGAAATTGAACGAAACATTGATTTATCGTTGGCTCAAAATGTTTTTGCAATATTAGAAGCTGCCTTGAAGCATAACTACCAAGAAGCAATTGAACGATTGGATAATCAGTTACGCGAGGGCAGCAACCCCGTGCAATTATTAGCTGTTTTTGCAAACCAGTTGGAATTGATTTTAGCTGTTAAAATTTTGCAACAACGGGGGAGAAGTGAAGCACAAATTGTCAAAGAACTTGGTGTACATCCGTATCGGGTCAAACTTGCTTTAGGTAATAGAATGCCGATTGCAAAGTTAGTATCCTTATTAAAGGACGCAATTGAATTAGATTATAATTACAAAAATGGCCAGTACCATGAAGATAATTTTTTAAAATTATTTATTTTGAATGTATAG
- the rsmD gene encoding 16S rRNA (guanine(966)-N(2))-methyltransferase RsmD: MRIISGKYAKRNLFTLKSQKTRPTSDKVKESLFNSLGQFFTGGEVLDLYGGSGALGIEAVSRGCSHATLVDINYAATAIIRKNVALTKEEDRFSVYKMSSAAALKKFAQDGQKFDLIFLDPPYAKQRIASDMQKMLAGNLLTSKAIIVAETDDETQLGEIPDFTLIKVHHLGKTIVRFYRRAE; encoded by the coding sequence ATGAGAATTATTTCAGGTAAGTATGCCAAACGCAATTTATTTACGTTAAAAAGTCAAAAAACAAGACCAACTAGCGACAAAGTTAAAGAATCGTTATTTAATAGTTTAGGGCAATTTTTTACTGGTGGTGAAGTGCTTGATCTGTATGGTGGTAGTGGTGCTTTAGGAATTGAAGCTGTTTCACGCGGCTGCAGTCATGCAACACTAGTTGATATTAATTATGCAGCCACTGCAATTATTCGCAAAAATGTGGCGTTAACTAAAGAAGAAGACCGATTTTCCGTTTATAAGATGTCAAGTGCTGCTGCTTTAAAGAAATTTGCTCAAGATGGACAAAAATTTGATTTAATTTTTTTAGATCCGCCGTATGCTAAACAAAGAATTGCTAGTGACATGCAAAAAATGTTGGCTGGAAATTTATTAACTAGCAAGGCAATAATCGTTGCCGAAACAGATGATGAAACACAATTAGGAGAAATTCCCGATTTTACATTGATTAAGGTGCATCATTTGGGTAAAACGATAGTGCGGTTTTATCGGAGGGCAGAATAA
- a CDS encoding YlbG family protein encodes MSVNHDLADTAITKRQGLIVYLDAANNQYRLRHYGDIVYFSKKMGYCVLYVNYKDADQIIQTLQSLDFVMKVEKSQEDKLDLTSTHIEQQISEMAKKAEDKLLKEQEKNTEQQLL; translated from the coding sequence ATGAGCGTTAATCACGACTTAGCTGATACCGCAATTACTAAAAGACAAGGACTAATTGTCTATCTTGATGCGGCAAATAACCAGTATCGGTTGCGGCATTATGGTGACATTGTCTATTTTTCTAAAAAAATGGGTTACTGTGTCTTGTATGTTAATTACAAGGATGCTGACCAAATAATACAAACTTTGCAATCATTAGATTTTGTAATGAAAGTTGAAAAATCGCAGGAAGATAAACTGGATTTAACCAGTACACATATTGAACAGCAAATTAGTGAAATGGCTAAAAAAGCTGAAGATAAACTGTTAAAAGAACAAGAGAAAAATACGGAACAACAATTATTATGA
- the coaD gene encoding pantetheine-phosphate adenylyltransferase, with protein MTIALFPGSFDPITNGHIDVAKQAAALFNKLYVVVMTNTAKKYLFTVDERVAFIQDALKDYPNIQVIKRPNDLTVNVARDLHANAIIRGVRNSSDFLYEQEIAAMNKTMSPEIATVLLFTQPENSFVASSIIKEVAHFGGDINSFLPPMAAKAVRKKLS; from the coding sequence ATGACAATTGCACTCTTTCCCGGTAGTTTTGATCCGATAACCAATGGTCATATTGATGTAGCTAAGCAAGCCGCAGCGTTATTTAATAAATTATATGTCGTTGTAATGACCAATACAGCTAAAAAATATTTGTTTACGGTAGATGAACGGGTTGCATTTATTCAAGATGCATTAAAGGATTATCCTAATATTCAGGTTATTAAGCGGCCTAATGATTTAACAGTTAATGTTGCTCGGGATTTACATGCTAATGCGATTATTCGCGGGGTTCGTAATAGTTCTGACTTCTTATATGAGCAAGAAATTGCAGCAATGAATAAGACAATGAGCCCAGAAATAGCAACGGTTTTATTATTTACACAACCAGAAAATAGCTTTGTTGCATCTAGTATTATTAAAGAGGTTGCTCACTTTGGTGGTGATATTAACAGCTTTTTACCGCCAATGGCAGCAAAAGCCGTAAGGAAGAAGTTGAGCTAG
- the rpsT gene encoding 30S ribosomal protein S20: MPQIKSAIKRVKTQDAARKRNAAQMNQLRTAVKKFKTAQAAGAEDASELHIAAARALDKAASKGLIHKNKASRDKSRLAKLAK, encoded by the coding sequence ATGCCACAAATCAAATCAGCTATTAAGCGAGTTAAAACTCAAGATGCTGCAAGAAAGCGCAACGCCGCTCAAATGAACCAGTTAAGAACTGCTGTTAAGAAGTTCAAGACTGCTCAAGCAGCCGGTGCTGAAGACGCCTCCGAATTACACATTGCTGCTGCTCGTGCTTTGGACAAGGCTGCATCAAAGGGTCTTATTCACAAGAACAAGGCTAGCCGTGATAAGAGTCGTTTAGCTAAATTGGCTAAATAA
- a CDS encoding FtsW/RodA/SpoVE family cell cycle protein, whose translation MRKKIHYLNYRILIPYLLLVIFGIIMVYSASSDILLVNGFKPSAYGVRQAIYALVAILFFALPFFTLKLDLFKNTKFVAWFLGISIVLLLYLFVLKIVRGSAAAVNGAVGWIDLKIIKIQPLEVAKLALVIYLAFFLDRHDGSFNSGHIIENLLRPGIVAIFMMFLVFMEPDAGGTAILAMIVIVMFSVSGMPTKNALTCLFGIGLGVFLLVFLVIHWNPKFLQNSYQYQRFMSFLHPFELQQKGGAQLVNSYYAIHNGGLFGVGLGNSMQKRGYLPEPYTDFILAIAAEEIGVLGAVLVLGLLFYLMWQIMEVGIKAVSQFDALVCFGVTTIIFTETLFNVGAVLGLLPITGVTLPFISYGGSSMIVLSAAIGLVLNISANEKIKIEEGVLSHER comes from the coding sequence GTGCGCAAAAAAATTCATTATTTAAATTATCGTATTTTAATTCCATATTTGTTGCTGGTTATTTTTGGCATTATTATGGTTTATTCAGCAAGTTCTGATATTTTGCTGGTTAACGGCTTTAAGCCGTCAGCGTATGGCGTCAGACAAGCAATTTATGCGTTAGTGGCAATTTTATTTTTTGCATTACCTTTTTTTACACTCAAACTTGACCTTTTTAAAAACACTAAATTTGTTGCTTGGTTTTTAGGGATCAGTATAGTTTTATTACTTTACTTATTTGTCTTAAAAATTGTCCGGGGATCAGCGGCTGCTGTTAATGGGGCCGTGGGCTGGATTGACCTAAAAATTATTAAAATTCAGCCATTGGAAGTTGCCAAGTTAGCTTTGGTTATCTATTTAGCATTCTTTTTAGATAGACATGATGGTAGTTTTAATAGTGGCCACATTATTGAAAATCTATTAAGACCAGGGATTGTGGCTATATTTATGATGTTTCTTGTTTTTATGGAACCTGATGCTGGGGGTACCGCAATTCTAGCAATGATCGTGATTGTTATGTTTTCGGTATCAGGGATGCCGACCAAGAATGCATTAACATGTTTATTTGGTATTGGTTTAGGCGTTTTTCTGCTGGTTTTTTTGGTAATTCATTGGAATCCTAAATTTTTGCAAAATAGTTATCAGTATCAACGGTTTATGTCTTTTCTGCATCCGTTTGAACTCCAGCAAAAAGGTGGGGCCCAGTTGGTTAATTCTTACTACGCAATTCATAATGGCGGTTTGTTTGGCGTTGGTTTGGGAAATAGTATGCAAAAGCGTGGTTATTTGCCGGAACCATATACTGATTTTATTTTGGCAATTGCAGCTGAAGAAATTGGTGTTTTAGGAGCTGTCTTGGTCTTAGGTTTGTTATTCTATTTGATGTGGCAAATTATGGAAGTGGGTATTAAGGCGGTTTCGCAATTTGATGCCTTGGTTTGCTTTGGCGTAACAACGATTATTTTTACGGAGACTTTATTTAATGTGGGAGCTGTCTTAGGTCTATTGCCAATTACGGGAGTAACTTTGCCGTTTATTTCCTATGGTGGCTCATCAATGATTGTTCTGTCTGCTGCAATTGGTTTAGTTTTAAATATTTCAGCTAATGAAAAAATCAAAATTGAAGAAGGAGTGTTGTCTCATGAGCGTTAA
- a CDS encoding DNA internalization-related competence protein ComEC/Rec2 produces the protein MQLSKTNWQYKLFTPGFLLLLALLLVDLSFLIYQSYGYPEQICSGLIAGYLAYLLLTKYTDLKWLICIILVIGLLDVHLHQSKTTFTITDNAAIKLYPDQIKLTDNWLSAIGEVSDGKILVSLPVTSNQVKQINQGHTIYLTALTGQVESIMSATNYGQFDSRQYYAGKNIYQQAKLKSCQIKVVPGGIADYWHYLRFSLQSYFKRMPRILSFFSSELILGENPSQDNQGILDNYRDLGVIHILSISGLHVGIYVLALSTICFYLKFTEKETFVCCLSLLLLGIFLSNGQAGFIRASLTYILGKIFNFRGWHITHFDLLGLTCMLHLLLNPRLMMGVGAILTYLLALGLEMTNKMPSLKQSALLNILLTPLLLFYFFQFNLLTVLFNMVVVPYFNWVVMPVTFINLLVFGSVSSISNLFEKILTIGEQFISQLSATKLGLLTFGKISWWQCLLLLILTSMLLLYVNEQVSNRRMTNFLIGKLVIIYIILFLTIHFPLTGQVTFIDVGQGDSILLTTPFPRRTYLIDIGGKPNFGGKKLAPQANKITVPLLKAEGISKIDGIFVSHQDADHVGDLRPLLEQVPVQKLYMAQGLINNPSFQKRISGLLHQDQIVQLLAGNSVREPQIKFHVVYPVKPGLGTNDDSLSLTFTIANKTWLFTGDLGQDGEQEIMSRYHLHANYFKLGHHGSRTASNPTFLQQLHPEMVFISAGRNNRFGHPHPETLTTLKVQHIPWVSTQDCGMITWTYGGFTEPKFTRFIPVNNK, from the coding sequence TTGCAGCTCTCAAAGACCAATTGGCAGTATAAGCTGTTTACTCCCGGCTTTTTATTATTGCTAGCACTGTTATTAGTTGATTTAAGTTTTTTAATTTATCAAAGTTACGGATATCCAGAGCAAATTTGTAGTGGTTTAATTGCTGGCTATTTGGCTTATTTATTATTAACAAAATATACCGATCTTAAGTGGTTAATTTGTATAATATTGGTAATTGGCCTGCTTGACGTGCATTTACATCAGTCTAAAACTACATTTACAATTACTGATAATGCGGCTATTAAACTTTACCCAGATCAAATTAAACTTACTGATAACTGGCTTTCGGCTATCGGTGAAGTTTCAGATGGGAAAATATTAGTATCGCTGCCGGTTACTTCTAATCAGGTTAAGCAGATTAACCAGGGACATACAATTTATTTAACTGCGTTGACTGGGCAAGTTGAGTCAATAATGTCGGCAACTAATTATGGTCAATTTGATTCTCGGCAATATTATGCTGGAAAAAATATTTACCAACAAGCAAAATTAAAAAGCTGTCAAATTAAAGTTGTACCTGGAGGTATCGCTGATTATTGGCATTATTTACGTTTTTCCTTACAGTCTTACTTTAAAAGAATGCCCCGAATTTTAAGCTTTTTTAGTAGTGAATTAATTTTAGGCGAAAATCCTAGCCAAGATAATCAAGGAATTCTTGATAATTATCGCGATTTGGGCGTAATTCATATTTTGAGTATTTCTGGTCTGCACGTTGGCATTTATGTTTTGGCTCTCAGTACAATTTGTTTTTATTTAAAATTTACAGAAAAAGAAACTTTTGTTTGCTGTTTAAGTTTATTATTGCTAGGAATTTTTCTTAGTAACGGCCAAGCTGGATTTATTCGAGCTAGTTTGACGTATATTTTAGGTAAAATATTTAATTTTCGGGGCTGGCATATAACTCATTTTGACTTACTTGGATTAACTTGTATGCTGCATTTACTGCTTAATCCGCGATTAATGATGGGCGTTGGCGCTATTTTAACGTATCTTTTGGCTTTAGGATTAGAAATGACTAATAAAATGCCTAGTCTAAAGCAGTCAGCATTACTTAATATTTTGCTGACACCATTATTATTATTTTATTTTTTCCAATTTAATTTGTTAACAGTGCTTTTTAATATGGTAGTGGTACCTTATTTTAATTGGGTAGTTATGCCCGTAACTTTTATTAATCTGCTAGTATTTGGCTCGGTGTCTAGTATTAGTAATTTATTTGAAAAAATTTTGACGATTGGCGAACAATTCATTAGCCAACTTTCGGCAACTAAGCTCGGTTTATTAACTTTTGGCAAGATTAGTTGGTGGCAGTGTTTACTACTGCTTATTTTAACAAGCATGTTGCTGTTATACGTAAACGAGCAGGTAAGTAATCGGCGAATGACTAATTTTTTGATCGGTAAGTTGGTTATCATATATATAATTTTATTTTTAACAATTCATTTTCCATTAACCGGACAGGTTACTTTTATTGATGTTGGGCAAGGGGATAGTATTTTACTGACAACACCTTTCCCGCGGCGGACATATCTAATAGATATTGGTGGTAAACCTAATTTTGGCGGAAAAAAGCTGGCACCACAAGCTAATAAAATTACTGTGCCACTGCTTAAGGCTGAGGGAATTAGTAAAATTGATGGCATTTTTGTTTCGCATCAAGATGCTGATCACGTTGGTGATTTGCGGCCACTACTTGAACAGGTACCAGTCCAAAAATTGTATATGGCACAAGGTTTAATTAATAACCCGTCTTTTCAGAAAAGAATTAGTGGTCTGTTACATCAAGATCAAATTGTGCAATTACTTGCTGGTAATAGCGTAAGGGAACCGCAAATTAAGTTTCATGTTGTTTATCCTGTTAAACCTGGATTGGGTACAAATGATGATTCCTTATCGTTGACGTTTACGATTGCCAATAAAACTTGGTTATTTACGGGTGATTTAGGTCAAGATGGTGAACAAGAAATCATGTCCCGTTATCATTTACATGCTAATTATTTTAAATTAGGTCATCATGGCAGTCGGACAGCATCAAATCCAACCTTTTTGCAGCAATTGCATCCAGAAATGGTTTTTATTTCTGCTGGTCGGAATAATCGTTTTGGGCATCCACATCCAGAAACGTTAACAACATTAAAAGTGCAACATATACCGTGGGTTTCAACACAAGACTGTGGTATGATTACATGGACTTATGGCGGTTTTACTGAACCAAAATTTACACGTTTTATCCCGGTGAATAACAAATGA
- the rpsO gene encoding 30S ribosomal protein S15, protein MAISKAEKDEIIKKYATHEGDTGSTEVQVAILTTDINNLTDHMKSHSHDHHSYVGLLKKIGHRRNLLRYLQDNDINRYRELIKKLGLRR, encoded by the coding sequence ATGGCAATTTCAAAAGCTGAAAAAGACGAAATCATTAAGAAGTATGCAACCCACGAAGGCGATACTGGCTCAACTGAGGTTCAAGTTGCAATCTTGACTACAGATATCAACAACTTGACTGACCACATGAAGAGTCACTCACATGATCACCATTCTTACGTTGGTTTACTGAAGAAGATTGGTCACCGTCGTAACTTACTTCGTTACTTACAAGATAACGATATTAATCGTTACCGTGAACTAATTAAGAAGTTAGGTTTACGTCGTTAA